The following coding sequences are from one Triticum dicoccoides isolate Atlit2015 ecotype Zavitan chromosome 4A, WEW_v2.0, whole genome shotgun sequence window:
- the LOC119289259 gene encoding uncharacterized protein LOC119289259 — MAAGRRLSELLQEQQEPFLVEAAKIRRPRRGRGGGGGGSCCPVAACQRLLRLCNHGFKKRSGGISGLRSALSKVLCGKAVRSVLRWENLGGGCFTGVGDREFRRLRRSAVYSGECDACAMEFDDDDGYERQGGARWKTDMEIDSSRQLSPVSVLELHSDDDSPVHPRWEEDEKPSTSGSSPSAPSSDFHGPTSPCFTYNVHDGKALAMETTEEEDEETAGNRGGKCVEEQISSWERIAGDIYKIPGMVELDLSESGQQWRGLLPEVREIGARIETLIFEEIRRETVCDMLASHSTFSPTSR, encoded by the exons ATGGCCGCCGGGAGGAGGCTGTCGGAGCTGCTCCAGGAGCAGCAGGAGCCGTTCCTCGTCGAGGccgccaagattcggaggccgcggCGCGGCCgtggcgggggaggaggagggtcTTGCTGCCCCGTGGCCGCGTGCCAGCGGCTGCTCAGGCTCTGCAACCACGGCTTCAAGAAGAGGAGCGGCGGCATTAGCGGCCTGAGGTCCGCGCTGAGCAAGGTGCTGTGCGGCAAGGCCGTGAGGAGtgtgttgcgctgggaaaatcttGGCGGCGGGTGCTTCACCGGCGTCGGCGACCGCGAGTTCCGCCGGCTGCGGCGGTCCGCCGTCTACAGCGGCGAATGCGATGCCTGTGCCATGGAGTTTGACGACGACGACGGGTATGAGCGGCAGGGAGGAGCGAGGTGGAAGACGGACATGGAGATCGACTCGTCGCGGCAGCTCAGCCCGGTCTCCGTCCTGGAGCTGCACTCCGACGACGACTCTCCGGTGCATCCTCGTT GGGAGGAGGACGAGAAGCCATCAACCTCCGGGAGCTCACCCTCAGCTCCATCCTCAGACTTCCACGGCCCCACCTCGCCGTGCTTCACCTACAACGTCCACGACGGCAAGGCTCTTGCAATGGAGACgacggaggaagaggacgaggagacGGCCGGCAACCGCGGCGGCAAGTGCGTCGAGGAGCAGATCTCGTCGTGGGAGAGGATCGCCGGGGACATCTACAAGATCCCCGGGATGGTGGAGCTGGACCTGTCAGAGTCCGGGCAGCAatggagggggctcctgccggaggtCAGGGAGATCGGCGCCAGGATTGAGACCCTCATCTTCGAGGAGATCAGGAGGGAGACCGTCTGTGACATGCTCGCCTCACACTCTACATTTTCACCAACATCTCGTTGA